The Cryptomeria japonica chromosome 2, Sugi_1.0, whole genome shotgun sequence region AGCAATATGATTGTGAAAAACTGATATTCTTAAGCAGTTGGTAGTATTTACTGACTACATTGTTGTGTACAATAACACTTAGCTCTTTCTTTTTACATTATactatgattgatttgatttattttatgaaGTCTATAGAAGGCCCCTTCCATTGCTCCTTGTATTGATTTTCTATCCTTTTTGGCCTCTGGAGTTGTGTATAGAGAACTCCAAGTCACATTTAAACTTAGCTCAGAAGGGTAATGCACACATCTCCCAGCTGCTTGTGATAAACTTGGCTAGCATTTTGCTCTGTTGGGAGATGCAAGTTGAATTAATCACTATGTGTGTGTCTAGTGTGTACATCTTTTCTGCATCAGATTCTTCTGTTGCTTTCTTTGACATAGTTATTTGACTACTTTTTTTGGCATCTGACAAAATTTTagatgatgacaaggagaaggaagGGAAATTGAAGTATACTTTTTAAACCCATTTGGGCTTACTTCAAACTTGTTTAATTGATCAATATTTAGTAATTGATTTGCTTGTTTTTATTACCATGGCTATATATTGCTTTTTAGACTAATAAGAGGGTGAAACTCCAATTCAAGTTGACTTCTTACAGTTGGATGGTGTCTTGCAGTTTGAGGACATTTTTTACAGGCTCAAATTGAAGCCAAAATCACAGTGGTATGACATTTGCAATGCATCAGAGCATAGAGCAATTGAGAAGGTTATATTGAATGGCATAACTGGAATTGTGTGTCCAGGAGAAATCCTAGCGATGTTAGGACCCTCTGGTAGTGGTAAGACCACTCTTCTCAGTGCGTTGGGTGGAAGGCTCAACGGTAAAATATCTGGTAAAATCCTCTTCAATGGAGCACAATTCAATAAATCCATGAAAAGGAGAATTGGGTTTGTTACACAAGATGATGTTTTGTATCCCCATCTAACTGTCAAAGAGACACTGGCCTATACAGCTCTTCTCAGGCTGCCTAAAACTCTATCAAAAATGGACAAGATAGAGCAGGCAGAGTCTGTGATAGTAGAACTTGGGCTAACCAGATGCAGGAACACCATAATTGGAGGACCTATAGTTAGAGGAGTCTCTGGAGGTGAAAGAAAGAGAGTGAGTATTGGTCAGGAGATGCTTGTAAATCCCAGCCTTCTGTTCTTAGATGAACCCACTTCTGGTCTGGATTCAACTACTGCCCAAAGGATTATATCAACATTGCTGGGACTTGCTAGGGGAGGCAGGACAATAATTACAACAATACATCAGCCCTCCAGTAGATTATATCATATGTTCCACAAGATCATTTTGTTGTCAGAGGGTCACCCTATTTACTATGGCCAAGCTTCTGGAGCTATGAGTTATTTTTCTTCCATTGGCTTCACACCATCTTTTCCCATGAACCCAGCTGACTTCATGCTTGATCTTGCCAATGGTGAGTTCTACAATTTCTTCTGACTCTGATTAGACAATCAACATTATTTTACAGTGTTTTGAAGCTTCCAGGGTCCATATTTATAAATAAATTCTGGAAAACATATAGAAATAGATCAAATTACCCATTTTCTCCCTAATGATTCAAATGTCCCAGTCTGAAAACAGAGTAATATGTGGTCTATTTCTCTCACAAATTTTCTAGAAGTATTTTTTTATAACAAATATCATCTTGGACTCTGTGTAAAGTAGCTATAAAAACTTATGGCATTGCAGGGATTGCACCGGATCCAAGACCTGCACACAACTCTTCCATAGAACAGGTAGATCCATATGCTCGCATGGAGCCTGATCTCCAGAAGTCTGTAAAGCAATCTGTAATGGCAGCATACTCTAAGAATCTTGCTGCAACTCTCAAGGCAGAGGTCAATATCGGTCAGAATACAGGCAGTATAAAGCACAAAAGTAAGATTTTCTTGTGCCTTAGAATTGTGCTTCATAATTACATTGTTGGGCACACCTATAAAGACATGTTCAAAATAGAATTACTTTATATGCTTATTAATATTATTCTTTACCCTTTTTCCTGGTAATACACCACCTCTACTGTTACTCCTCTTAGGTAGTAACATGTTGTAAGCAGTACAGTGTATAAATTTGTATGAGAAAAGATTCCGTGTTTCTATTTACCATGGTTTACCGAGAATGCTGCCCTTATGAATTACATGCTTATCAAGTTGGAAGAATTTCTAATGTGTGAAGCCTCCATTTCAGGGTCCCTAGATAGGAATGAATGGACAACAAGCTGGTGTCATCAGTTCTCTGTGCTGCTTCAAAGAGGCTTGAAGGAGAGGAGACATGAGTCATTTGGGGGACTAAGGATTTTCCAGGTTGTGTCTGTATCCATTTTCTCAGGCCTTCTTTGGTGGAATTCTTCAACCTCTCGCATTCAAGATCAGGTACTGCCGTCATATACCTAGGCTTGTGAGATTAGATTATCATATAAGTACATAATATAACTAATATATATTTATCTGATAACACCATAAATACGCATGCATGTGGAATTATGGATTACCCACAACATAACATATGAAATTTTTCCAAGTGTACTTAGCTAGTCAATAcaattttttggataatttttttgtttgtttagaaGCCCCCTCTTTTGATTTATAGTGCAAGAGTTCATACTCGGTAGCATCATTGATTTATAGATCGTTATGAACACTACTAatgatttcaatttcaaattttgaagacatATACATCAAAAACAACTGTTTGTAGTGCTGAATTACTGATTCAATTGGTTGGCAATGTTTTAACCAGGTGGGGCTGCTGTTTTTCTTCTCAATATTCTGGGGGTTTTTCCCCCTGTTCAATGCCATATTCACTTTTCCACAAGAACGTTCAATGCTGCTCAAGGAAAGGTCATCAGGGATGTACAGACTCTCCTCATATTTCATGGCTAGAACAGTGGGTGACCTGCCAATGGAGCTTGCACTCCCCACCATCTTTGTCATAATCACCTACTGGATGGGAGGCCTAAAGCCAGATGCACAAACATTCATACTCACCCTTCTAGTCATACTATACAATGTCCTGATTTCCCAAGGCTTAGGCTTGGCGCTAGGAGCAGTACTCATGAATGTGAAGCAGGCTACAACCTTGGCCTCTGTTACAATGCTGATATTCTTATTAGCAGGTGGATATTATGTGCAGAAGACTCCTCCATTTATTTCATGGCTCAAGTATGTGTCCTTCAGCTATTACTGCTACAAGATGCTATTGGGTGTACAGTACAGCAAGGATGAAATGTATGTATGTGGCAATGGTATGATATGCAGGATTGCTGATTTTCCTGCCATAAAACATGTCGGGTTGGATCATTTACTGGTGGATGTGGCTGCCTTGGCCATCATGTTTGTTGGTTACAGATTGCTGGCATACTGGTCACTGACAAGAGTTAAAACTAGGCCTTCTCTTTAACACCCACTTCATCCATCAGCTACAATATGCTTAATGTATTTTCTCCTTTCTTCTGACCTTATTCCTTCAGATAGAaggaaaatttgagaaaaaatgCTTCTCCTATCACTGTAATTACTACAGAGCACTAAACTATGGAAGCAGCCAGCCTCCCTTTGGCAATCCTAAGGAGCAAGAATGAACTCTCCAAAAATTGATTCTATATAACTATTATGACATAATCTGTTTTAACTTTCAACAATATGCAAGAAAAGTGTTTCCTTTTAATATGAAATTTTCAGGGAAGTTATGAAGTTGCAGGCCAGTTTGATAGTGATGGTATATGGCTTCCATTTATAATTTTGAATTAAGAGGAAAAATACTTTTATGGCCAgataaatttaaaacatttttaaaaattatttataatgTAAGGTTATATACACCAAAAAAGTATTATGTGTTCCCTTAC contains the following coding sequences:
- the LOC131055059 gene encoding ABC transporter G family member 14 isoform X1, producing the protein MMPPEDPFLQDNNMIGPKMASPVKPRVGGTENVLVHHDPDGDNGYSNSNCHEDHHCHMMNCISAETEAPVQQPQNSRASNSNSNSNSNSKSIFGQPLQPVTLKFEDIFYRLKLKPKSQWYDICNASEHRAIEKVILNGITGIVCPGEILAMLGPSGSGKTTLLSALGGRLNGKISGKILFNGAQFNKSMKRRIGFVTQDDVLYPHLTVKETLAYTALLRLPKTLSKMDKIEQAESVIVELGLTRCRNTIIGGPIVRGVSGGERKRVSIGQEMLVNPSLLFLDEPTSGLDSTTAQRIISTLLGLARGGRTIITTIHQPSSRLYHMFHKIILLSEGHPIYYGQASGAMSYFSSIGFTPSFPMNPADFMLDLANGIAPDPRPAHNSSIEQVDPYARMEPDLQKSVKQSVMAAYSKNLAATLKAEVNIGQNTGSIKHKRSLDRNEWTTSWCHQFSVLLQRGLKERRHESFGGLRIFQVVSVSIFSGLLWWNSSTSRIQDQVGLLFFFSIFWGFFPLFNAIFTFPQERSMLLKERSSGMYRLSSYFMARTVGDLPMELALPTIFVIITYWMGGLKPDAQTFILTLLVILYNVLISQGLGLALGAVLMNVKQATTLASVTMLIFLLAGGYYVQKTPPFISWLKYVSFSYYCYKMLLGVQYSKDEMYVCGNGMICRIADFPAIKHVGLDHLLVDVAALAIMFVGYRLLAYWSLTRVKTRPSL
- the LOC131055059 gene encoding ABC transporter G family member 14 isoform X2, which produces MLGPSGSGKTTLLSALGGRLNGKISGKILFNGAQFNKSMKRRIGFVTQDDVLYPHLTVKETLAYTALLRLPKTLSKMDKIEQAESVIVELGLTRCRNTIIGGPIVRGVSGGERKRVSIGQEMLVNPSLLFLDEPTSGLDSTTAQRIISTLLGLARGGRTIITTIHQPSSRLYHMFHKIILLSEGHPIYYGQASGAMSYFSSIGFTPSFPMNPADFMLDLANGIAPDPRPAHNSSIEQVDPYARMEPDLQKSVKQSVMAAYSKNLAATLKAEVNIGQNTGSIKHKRSLDRNEWTTSWCHQFSVLLQRGLKERRHESFGGLRIFQVVSVSIFSGLLWWNSSTSRIQDQVGLLFFFSIFWGFFPLFNAIFTFPQERSMLLKERSSGMYRLSSYFMARTVGDLPMELALPTIFVIITYWMGGLKPDAQTFILTLLVILYNVLISQGLGLALGAVLMNVKQATTLASVTMLIFLLAGGYYVQKTPPFISWLKYVSFSYYCYKMLLGVQYSKDEMYVCGNGMICRIADFPAIKHVGLDHLLVDVAALAIMFVGYRLLAYWSLTRVKTRPSL